The genomic region gtaagtacctaacatacaacgtttaaatgttattaatggTTCTTAAATTTCTTTATGTGGCTAGGTGGATAATTCATAGCTTAATTaggttattaattttcttttcgtGTTTGGTCATCAAACATGCCTAGGTGCGCAATGCGATTTGGGGCATTTTCAAGTAGCTGTATcatgttatttttactattttttcgTTCTATAGTTgaatcaataatataaattgatggatttattaaaactttcaGCAAATCCACGACCACATAGCGTACCGTTACGAAATTCTCGAAGTAATCGGCAAAGGTTCCTTCGGCCAAGTGATTAGGGCATTTGACCACCGCTCCGGTAATCAAGTAGCCATCAAGATCATCAGGAACAAGAAGCGGTTCCATCATCAGGCCCTGGTGGAAGTCAGGGTGTTAGACCACTTGAGACTGAAGGACAAGGATCAAGCCCATAATGTGATACATATGCTCGACTATTTCTACTTTAGGAACCATTTGTGCATCAGTTTTGAGTTGATGAGGTGAGTTTGACGTTTAGatgaataattgaataaataaataaacatttcggGACTAtattcacacacggcacgatctgatcccatactaagctttcgtttgtgttatggaaaccagaccACGAATCCACGACCagtggcttggaaggcagggtcactaccaaccCAGCCAACCGGCCAGTCTGATATGTTTCCGAAATCCGAAAGGATTTTTAGCTGAAATGTAGTTAATATAAGAGTAGGTACGATATTTGAACAAGTATATACAGTAACAGGTTCATAggcataaaaatgtaataatcaaAGTTTATATCCCTTAAAAAGTTCTTTAATTTCTCAGATGTTCCATTTATTTATGTCTTTTCGTTTGAAACAACGAAGTGCACTAAGCAATTACACGTTCGTTGCTTTTAACGTTTTTAACCTGtcaaaactttaaaaacaattgcCGTGAAATGCttagtttttaacttttaacgaGAATTGTTTCACTGTTTTTGGACGAAGTTCTCACGGGACCACACTGGGGCTAACTTTGTTAATTACCACTTAATATTTGTGAGGTGTTTTTCGTTTTATGTTTCGCTATTTTGGGCCTCAGTTGAAATttgagttttaataattttgtaaaaagatGAATTATTCATCGTTACTCTTTCGTTTTATTCACGGCTGATAATTTTGGATGTTGAtgtgtttagttttaaaaaataaaataaataggtacctaagccgaatatttggaaaatagttaagtaagtaggtaggatacgtaaaaatagaatataaacgaagtcattgttattattttaagtaataaaagttGGGATGCAGAGAGCAGTGGTGGAAGTTGGTacgactaataataattaattaatgataaacCAAATTCTGCTCACCTAAAAATATTCACAcccaaaaaaacaaaacactcCTTTTAAAAACCAATACAATCCTCTTCTAGTATAAACCTATACGAGCTGATAAAGAAGAACAACTACCAGGGCTTCAGCTTGAGCCTTATCAGACGGTTCGCGAGCTCGCTGCTCCGCTGTCTCCGGTTGTTAGAGGCTGAGAATATCATACATTGTGATTTGAAACCCGTAAGTAATAGTTTGATTAATACTTAGATAGTATGTTCTACAgttctagaatctagatttTGTTGTAAGGTTCAAGACCTTATGTATCGTTAAAAGTTTTCTTTTCGTACAATCTTAGGGTTCATTCTATTTCATACTctgtttttaatgttttttttttttggtaaattaATCTCAACATTATGATTCAGTGAAAAACTCGTTAAACGGCACCTGTCAAATTATAGAGGGAAGACGgcacgttaaaaaaaaataacaaaattaatttatccaaatacaaaaagaaatttattcgCATTTCATAAATACCCACTTCCCACAGTTCgctcatacatttttttcaaaattaccaGGAGAACATACTACTAAAGGCGCGCGGCAGTTCTTCCATAAAAGTGATCGACTTTGGGAGCTCGTGCTACGCGCACGCGCGGGTGTATACTTACATACAGTCGCGCTTCTATCGTAGTCCCGAAGTCATACTGGGACTGCACTATGGAGCGCCTATTGATATGTGGAGTATGGGTGAgtacacaaacacacacatataaTTCTATAAGGACACAAACACATATATAGACACGTACGCGCTCACACACATACATCGCAGATCGTATCGAGCCCTCGTACACGCAGCTATAGCTTATGCAGCTCAACGCACACACTCATACAACTCGATAATTATGTCAAGTATATACGTATCTATCgcaaataatatacatatcgTAATTCAATCAAATATCCATCGCAAATAATAAACACGCACACATAAATATCGTTACCATAAGCATCCGGCTTGAAGGACCATGAAGGATTGTTACGGTATTATTTGAggatgtttaaataaaacacaactagcttgatttaaaattaaagggTGTATTTCGGCAcaatacttaaattataaatacaataaaggaATTATACAGTAACTATATCAATTAAGTTGCCTATTATCATGGACCAATATGGTTGACCAATATTGGTCCATGCTATTATGCATAAAAATACGTGTTTAGTGTAGCTGTGTATAGggagatgaaattaaagatagcggccaattaaatttatatattcttctaaattacctacacaaaaatatacttttttaatttactaactACAAGACGTGGGTCGGTGGCGAGAGTTACGGGACAAGTGACAACTAAGGGCGACGCTATGTGATTGTGCGACGTGGCCGAATATCCTGGCGTCAGCACAGCACCTACACatgcataataaaaaaataatttaaagctaAAAACACAGTAGCAAGgcgatataaatttataaaatacttcattttaaaataacaagatataaaacaaatattatttaataacatttaaaaaacataaaataacatgcaaaattattgcaaaaacaTTTCTGTCTGGTTATCCATTCCTAAAAAACAACTTGCTATCGCTATAATAGTCCTCATAAATAACCAAGCTCATCTTCACAAGCGAATTacgaatacaaaaaaatattcatacaaatGCAAGCCTATAAAATTCTATGCTACTACATATTGTTTTACGGGACCTTCGTCTTTATTCGTTTATATTAAAGTTAGTTCTAGTGTGTACAAATTTCGCTTTCTCACAAAGGTTAAATGCCGCTAGTTGTATGTTACGCAACGCAGCCAGTAGAAAGCAGAGAGAAAGGCGACGACTCCGCGATCCGCAAACATATATTAACCCTTTCACACTGGCGGGAAAAAACGCACGATGTTTCTGTCGTTTTTCAAGCATATTGacttatgtttttatatgtattgtcAGCAATAATTGCGCAATagtatttgtttaattattccTTTACTGAATCCAAAATATCACGTTGTACAAAGAAAACTAatcaatttacaatattaagtaGCATGCCATTGTGAAATTAAcaggaaaatttaatttaatcagaTAGGTCAAAGctgtttagaaaaaatattatttcacagaacttacaataaaaaatttagatAGGTAGCTAAAACATCCACCTATGGGCTATATGAATACATCAATTTAATCCGCTAATAATTTCCATTACTTATGTATGTTTCAGTAATTCTCAAGAAATATATTAACACTGTttcctacatttaaaaaatacctttaaaCTTATTTCGACCTACGTCTAAAAGCGCCAGTGTGAAATCCCACCGCTTTATTTACGCAATCAGAAGACTATGTTACATCTCATTTTTCTGACATTTATATCTTATGTAACTATTCAACTATTCGGCCGTGAACATCTTTAAATTCACTTGTActtatgatataataaatataattagttttattcaaCGCTTTTTGTTATGAGATGTATTACGAATTCTTTAAAAGTAGGACAAACCAATATAACAtgttataacaattaattagtaAGACTTTACTACATATACGAAATAGGTGTATGACATATTTTAGATTCCACTAAGTAAAATACTACTCCaaaatgtttctttttcttGTCTTATCCATAAGCGCGTGAGTTTTGGCGAGTGGAcggaatctatactaatattataaagctgaagatatattattgtttgtttgaacgcgctaatctcaggaactactggtcatatttgaaaaattctttaagtgttaaatagcccattGACCGAGGCAAAATTTTGTTGAGTTTGCATACCATGCCAGCCACATACGGTCTTCCTGCGGTTGACAAAACGCGCTCCTGTGCTATAGCGTTTTGATTACAACAATAACACAATCTCGCaacgtgtattttttattgtcacCACAACGCGTTATGAGCTTTCTATCGATCCTTGGGCGAAAATGCAACCGCAAAAGACTGCCTTGTTTGTAATACCTCTTCGTATTCAATAACAACTAAATAGATTTAATGGTGGCTGGATTTGTTCCCACTTGGATAATAACCGTCAAAACATATGAAAAACTTTCATAACCATCTGTCTGGTCGGAGGGTTTTGCAAGTTTTGCATATTTTAAGCCCAAGCGAGCAGCTGCTGTCTgctagtataaagacaaaaatCCAAACACCCACCATTTCCCAGGCTGCATCCTGGCGGAACTGCACACGGGCTACCCGCTGTTCCCGGGCGAGAACGAGGCGGAGCAGCTCGCGTGCATCATGGAGCTGCTCGGGCCGCCGCCCCCCGACCTGCTGCTGCACGCTACCAGGAAGCGGCTCTTCTTTGGTGAGTACTTCTAATGTGCTCTATATTTCTGGAAAATTTGCTCTGAAATTGTGACTTTTAATTTGCTCAATATCTAGAACCGTAACTTGTTAATGTACTCTATATTTGGAACTAACTTGTTAAAGTGCTCTATAACTGTCTCTGTAATTTGTTAATATCTGTTGTTTAATCTCTAGGCAGTCCCTAAGTATCTGGAACTGCTGTCATTCACAGCAAAGATTTGTTTATCAACGAAGTTGCATCAACATGCTGCAGAGTTTTTGTCAACACGTTGGAAAGTTGATAACGTAGTGATAGAATTTAAACCAAGTCTGCAACATTGTGCAACAACAAATAAGCTCTATCTTGTAACATTCGTTCTACAAGAATATACCACCAAGTACATCCCTCCCCCCAGACTCAAAGGGCGCCCCTCGCACAGTAACAAACTCGAAGGGCCGCAAGCGCCGGCCCGGCTCGCGCGCGCTCTCCGCCGCCGTGCGCTGCGACGATCCCGCCTTCTTGCACCTGCTGCATAGGTGTCTTGAGTgagtatacatacatacacgcATACACTACATGCAACGTGATGACATTATACACGTATTTATGTA from Colias croceus chromosome 3, ilColCroc2.1 harbors:
- the LOC123706171 gene encoding dual specificity tyrosine-phosphorylation-regulated kinase 2, which encodes MGVDTVPPQRLQIEAGGGEGPGPPGNNNTDGAAASPPRDDNHNAQLPCPRATPLTPSEALKAFGERLTDWERNEIRKYPEIWFLGLEANKIQARSNLPNNCGFDDENGSYNKQIHDHIAYRYEILEVIGKGSFGQVIRAFDHRSGNQVAIKIIRNKKRFHHQALVEVRVLDHLRLKDKDQAHNVIHMLDYFYFRNHLCISFELMSINLYELIKKNNYQGFSLSLIRRFASSLLRCLRLLEAENIIHCDLKPENILLKARGSSSIKVIDFGSSCYAHARVYTYIQSRFYRSPEVILGLHYGAPIDMWSMGCILAELHTGYPLFPGENEAEQLACIMELLGPPPPDLLLHATRKRLFFDSKGAPRTVTNSKGRKRRPGSRALSAAVRCDDPAFLHLLHRCLEWDPKRRITPTEASRHEFVTGCPLASPLAPALPRLPPPRTARAALLHSQSAGDVAAMLGRA